One Pseudomonadota bacterium genomic window, CGGTTCGCCCGATCGTCCTCTCCGCGATCGCCGAGGGCGGCAACCTCGGCGCGGCCGGTTTCTTCCACGGCCGCCTCACGTTCGGTGCGCTCGTCCAGCGCCTGGAGATCTTCGCCGGATACGACGCCGTGGTCTTCGGAACCGGCGACGAAAATCCGATCGTCTTCCACGGCCCGGTCGTCGGGATCCGCGGCTGGTTGTGATCCCCAAAGTTGTGTAAGATTCCGCTCGTGTCGGCTCGTCTCAAGACCGGACAAGTCCTCGAGGACAAATACACCATCGTGCGCCAGGTCGGCGGCGGCGGCATGGGGATCGTCTACGAGGCCGAGCACATGGCGCTCAACGTGCGCGTCGCCATCAAGGTGCTGCACCCCACCGAGGCCGACGATCCGAACGTGCTCGCGCGGTTCAAGGCCGAGGCGCGCTCCGCCGCCGGGATCCGTCACCGCAACGTCGTCGACGTGACCGACTTCGGCCTGACTCCCGACAGGCGGCCGTTCTTCGTGATGGAGTACCTCACCGGCGAGTCGCTCGCGGACAGGCTCGACCGGCGGAAGGCGCTCAACGAGCGCGAGGCGGTCGAGATCACGGATCAGATCCTGAGCGGCCTCGCCGCGGCGCACAAGAAGGGGATCATCCACCGGGATCTGAAGCCGGAGAACGTGTGGCTCGCAAAGGGCGAGGACGGCGCGGAGACCGTGAAGCTGCTCGACTTCGGCATCGCCAAGATCGTCGGCAGCTCGGTGGCGAGCCGCAACGTTCCCACCGTCGAGCTCTCGTCCCGCCCGACGACGCAGCAGGGCATCGTGCTCGGCACGCCGGGGTACATGGCGCCCGAGTCGATCACGGTCGGCGGCGGCTCGGACGCGCGCTCGGATCTTTTCGCGGTCGGCGTGCTCCTCTACGAGATGATCGTCGGGCGCAGGCCGTTCAACGGCGTCACGGTGCACGAGATCATGATGTCCACGGCTACGGATCCGGTGCCGCAGCCGAGCGTCCTGAAGCCGGAGATCTCCCCCGCCATGGAGAGGCTCATCCTGACGTCGCTCGCCAAGGAGCCCTGCGACCGCTTCCAGTCCGCGGAGGAGTTCCTGCGCCACCTCACGGCCGCCGCGGTCGGGCGGATCCCGGACAACGCGCGGCCCTGCGTGACGCGCGTCGGCATGCCTTCGGTCATCCCGCCGGCGGCGCTCAAGCGCGTGAAGATGAAGCTCCCGGATCCCGTGGCCGAGCTGTCGAGGAGCAGATCTGGAGACGCCCTCCGGCGCTCCGGGCTCTCGTCGAGCCGCACGGATCTCGGCCTTCGGCAGTCCGCGACGGCAGGACCGCGGCCCGAGCTTCGGCGCAGCCGCGAGCTGTCCCGCTCGGCTATCGAGCGCGGCGGCTTGTCGAAGACCGGCGATCGCGGGGCGCACAAGAAGAGCAGACGCCGTCTCTCCTTGCCGATCTCGCCGTTCGCCATCGTCCTGCTCCTCGGCCTCGGTGCGGCGTTCTACTTCCTCTACCTGCGCGACGGGCCGTGGCGCGAGATCGGCCACGAGGAAGCGTGGAAGCTGAACGGCCGCACCCCGGCGGGGGCGTCCGCGGACCCGGGCACCGAGGCGTTCTCGGCCAAGGCCTCGTCCTCGGCTTCCGAGGAGAAGGCGACGGGCGGGACCGTCACCATCTGGATCGACGTCGAACCGGTCGAGGCGCACTTGACGTTGAACGGATCGCCGATCGCCGATCGTCCGTTCACGGTGCCGAGGGGCGACGCCCCTATCCAGCTGCGCGCCACGGCGCCCGGCAAGGAGCCGCTCACGGTCGACGTCGTGCCCGATCGGGATCGCACGGTCCAGATCCGCCTGAGACCGTCCGGCGGGAAGCCGAACTAGGCGCGCGTCACCGCGCCCTCCTCCACCGCGAAGTCCACCCGCTCCCCGGCGACGACGACGTGCTTCCTGTGCGTCGTCGTGATGAACACCTGCCCGCCGACGCCGGCGAGGAACGCGAGCAGGCTCTCGTTGCGCGCGTCGTCGAGCTCGGAGGAGACGTCGTCGAGCAGCATGAGCGGCGTGCGCCCGGTCGCCGCGGCGAGCGCCCGCGTCTCGGCGATCTTCGCCGCGAGCACCGCGGTGCGCTGTTGCCCTTGTGAGGCGAAGCGCCGCGCGCTGCGTCCCTTGATCTCGATCTCGAGGTCGTCCGTGTGCGGCCCGGCCGAGGTGAACCCGCGGGCGAGGTCCCCTCTCCTTTCGTCCGCCAGCTTCGCCGCGAGCGCCGCTTCGTCCCGGACGCTCGGCGCGTAGGAGATCGAGCCGCCGCTCTCGAGCGACACCTCCGCGAGCGCTTCTGAGAAGAGCGGGGCGAGCTTGTCCGTGAACCGGTCCCGCGCGGCGACGATCCTCGCCCCGTGGGACGCGAGCTGCGCCTCGAACGCCTCGATGGAACGCTCGTCCGGTCTCTCGGCCTTGAGGAGCCGGTTGCGGCTCGCGAGGGCGCGCAGGTACGCGCGGTGCTCGGCCGGGTAGGTCCGGTCCGCTTGGTAGAGCGCGCGGTCGACGAACCGCCGTCGCGCATCCGGTCCGCCCTGCACGAGCTCCATGTGCCCCGGGTGGAACAGCACCATGGGGAGGTCGCGGAAGTGCCCGCCGTCCGCCCGCGGCGCCTTGCCGTCGACGCGAGCGCGGCGCCCGCGCTCACTGATGATCACCTCGCACCGCAGCCCCGCGGCGGCGCCGCCGAACACGCCCGAGACCCCGGCCTCGGCCGCGCCGTGCCGCACGAGATCGCGGCTCGTCGTCGTCCTGAAGGAGCGCAGCGCGCCGATCAGGTAGATCGCCTCGACGAGGTTCGTCTTGCCGCTGCCGTTGCGCCCGGAGACGACGTTGAACCTCGGCCCCGGCTCGATCGAGAGGCGCGAGATGTTCCTGAACTCCGTGAGGGAGAGCGCCTCGAGCTGGACGGTCGGCAGCGGCACGTGGCCTTCGCGCCGCCGGCTCAGATGCGCATCGGCATGATGACGCCGACGAAGCAGCCCACCGCGTCGCGCACCACCGCCGGATCGAGCGGGCCGGACAGCTCGACGTGGACCTCGTCGTCGGTGAGGACGCCGAGCACGTCGATGAAGTAACGGGCATTGAAGCCGATCTCGAGCTCCGTGCCCTCGTAACCGACGTCGACGAGCTCCGAGCTCTCGCCCACCGCCGGGTTGTCGGTGGAGATCTCGAGCGCGCCCTCGCCGAGGGAGAACTTGACCCCGAGCGTGCGCTCCGCCGAGACGACCGACACGCGGCGCAGCGCCTCGAGCATCGCCGTCCGCGAGGCGATGATCTTCTTCTCGAGTCCCCGCGGGATGACCTGATCGTACGGCGGGAACTCGGCCTCGATCAATTTGCTCGAGAGCACGAACTCGGCGATCTGCGCGGCCGCGCCCTCGGCCGCCCGCTCGATCTCGACCTCGCGGCGAACGAACAGGGAGCCCTCGCTCGTCCCGATCTGGACCGGCCCCTCCCGCACGTCGAGGAGCCGCTTCAGCTCCAGGACGCCGCGGTTCGGAAGGACGAAAGAGAAGTTGTAGAAGCCGCTCTCCTCGGTCTTGTATTCGGCCTTCGACAGCCGGTGCCCGTCCGTCGTCACCATGCGCAGCACCTTGCCGTCGCCCTGGAAAAGGGCGCCGTTGAGGTGCGGCCTGGTTTCGTCGCTGGATATCGAGAACGACGTGCGCTCGATCATGTCGAGGACGAGCGCCGCCTCGATGGTGATGAACTCGATCCCGGAAGAGTCCGGCATGTGCGGAAAGTCCTCGGCAGGCAGCCCGAGGAGCTTGAACTTCGAGCGCCCGCTCGTGATCTCGACCGACTCCTCGTGCGACTTGAGCGTGATGTCGCCCTCGGGCATGGCGCGCACGACCTCGTAAAGCGTCTTCGCCGGCAGCGTCACGGCGCCGCCCTTCACGACCCGCGCCGGGAGGGATCCTCCGACCGACACGTTCAGATCCGTTGCCGAGAGCTGCACCATCTTCGCGCCTTCGGCGGTGATGAGCACGTTCGACAGGATCTGCATCGAGCTCTTGCGATCTGCGATGGTCGTGGTCCTCGCCAAGGCCGAGGCGAGGCTCTGTTTCGAGAGGGTTATTTCCATGAACGACCCATCCTTGCGTTTCGGGATGCCATCCGGGTTCCACCCTTCTTACCAAAAGAACCCTTATTTAAAAACTAGAAGTCGTAGGGGCTGTGAAAATGTGAAAAGAAGGCGTTGGGTCAACCAGCGAGCCGTTTTGGGAAGAAACGAAAACAGTGAATAGAAAGAGGGGACGGCGACGGCGGACGAGACCAGGGAGATAGTCACAGGTAAACAACGGGAAAACAGAGGGGTTCTTCAACATGGTTTTCAACAGCGTCGGGCCGGGCGGGGAAGGGGACGACAGGTTCGAGCTGATCTCCCCGTTCGAGCCCCGCGGCGACCAACCCGCGGCGATCGAGAAGCTCGTGCGGGGCTTCGACGAGGGGATCGCCAACCAGGTGCTGCTCGGGATCACCGGCTCCGGAAAGACGTTCACGATCGCCAAGGTCATCGAGCAGCTCGGGCGCCCGGCGCTCGTCCTCGCCCACAACAAGACGCTCGCGGCACAGCTGTACTCCGAGTTTCGATCGCTCTTTCCGAACAACGCGGTCGAGTACTTCGTGAGCTACTACGACTACTACCAACCCGAAGCATACGTGCCATCGACGAACACTTACATTGAAAAGGACGCGTCGATCAACGAGCGGATCGACAGGCTCCGCCACTCCGCGACGCGATCGCTGCTCACAAGACGCGACACGATCATCGTGGCGTCCGTGTCGTGCATCTACGGCATCGGGTCGGCCGAGGACTACGGCGCGATGCTGATCCGCCTGGGCGTCGGCGATCACCTCGGGCGCGAGGAGCTGGTGCGCCGGCTCGTCGACGTGCAGTACTCCCGCAATGACGTCGACTTCGCGCGGGGGACTTTCCGCGTGCGAGGAGACGTCGTCGAGATCTTTCCGGTTTACGAGGACGAGCGCGCCGTGCGCGTGGAGCTGTTCGGCGACGAGATCGAGCGCCTGAGCGAGATCGATCCGCTGCGGGGCGAGGTGGTAAGGCGCGTGGAGCGCGCCGTTTTGTTCCCGGGATCGCACTACGTCGCGCCGACCGAGAAGCTGCGCGCGGCGATCGAGAGGATCCGCGAGGAGCTCCGGGAGCGGCTCGCGGAGCTCGCGGCGTCCTGCAAGCTCGTCGAGAAGCAGCGGCTCGAGGAGCGCACGATGTACGATCTCGAGCGGCTCGAGCAGCTCGGGCACTGCCCGGGGATCGAGAACTACTCGCGCCACATCGCCGGGCGCGCCGCCGGCGAGCCGGCCTCCACGCTGCTCGACTACTTCCCGGAGGACTTCGTCACGTTCATCGACGAGAGCCACCAGACCGTGCCGCAGATCGGCGCGATGAGCCGCGGCGATCGCGCCCGCAAGGAGACGCTCGTCGAGTTCGGCTTCCGCCTGCCGTCCGCCATCGACAACCGGCCGCTCTCGTTCGAGGAGTTCGAGGCGCGCGTCGGGCAGGTGTGCTTCGTGTCGGCCACGCCGGCCGAGCACGAGCTGCAGAAGGCCGCGGGCGAGATCGCGGAGCAGGTGATCCGGCCCACGGGGCTCATGGATCCCGTCGTCGAGGTGCGGCGGGCGGTCGGCCAGGTGGACGATCTGCTCGGCGAGGTCCGCGCGCGCGCGGAGAGGGGCCAGCGGGTGCTCGTCACGACGCTCACGAAGCGGATGGCCGAGGAGCTCACCGAGTACTACGACGAGCTCGACGTGCGCGTGCGCTACCTGCACAGCGACATCGAGACGATGGAGCGGACGGAGCTCCTCCGGGCGCTGCGCGCCGGCGACTACGACGTGCTCGTCGGGATCAACCTCCTGCGCGAAGGGCTCGATCTGCCCGAGGTGTCGCTCGTCGCGATCCTCGACGCCGACAAGGAGGGGTTCCTGCGCTCCGCGCGGTCGCTCATCCAGACGATCGGGCGGGCGGCGCGAAACGTCGACGGCGCCGTGATCATGTACGCGGAGAGGATGACCCCGTCGATGCAGGAGGCGATCCGGATCACCCGGGAGCGCCGCGCGAGGCAGGAGGCGTACAACGCGGAGCACGGGATCACGCCGACCACGATCCAGAAGGCGATCGACGAGATCGGCCCGGGGGCGGCGAGCGCCGACTACGCGCCGCTCTCTCGGAGATCGGAGCGCGGGGAGATCGCCGGCGATCCCAAGGCGTCCGCCGAGGCGCTGCGGGAGGAGATGCTCGAGGCGGCGGCGGCGTTGGACTTCGAGCGCGCGGCGGCGCTCCGGGATCGGCTGCTCGGGTTGTGCGAGGAGCACGGGATCAAGCTGCGGGGCTCCAAGGGGAGATCCGGCGGCGGCGGGCGCGGCGGGCGGCGGCGGTGAGCGAGGATTGGATGAATCGCCCGGGATCGGGTACTGCTTGTCGACGGCCGGAGAGTTGAGCCCGCTTTTTTCAGGGAGGGATCGATGGACAGGAAGGCAATCGCGGCGGCGGTGATCGCGGCGGCGCTCGCGATGGCGGGTCGCGCCTTGGCGGAGGAGAAGGCCGCGGAGAGCGCGAAGGAGCCCGAACGCGCGGCGCCCGGCGAGGAGGCGGCACCGGCCGAGCCGAAGGACTACCAGTTCTTGACCGGGCTCGACTTCTCGTATTGGGCCGTCGACGAGGGGACGACCGTGTGGGGACCCGGGATCACCGTCGGCTTCGTGCTGCTGCCCCGCCACCTCGAGATGGGCGTGACCGTGGGCGCGATGCTCGGCGGCCACCAGTACACGATCCCGGTCGAGCTGTCGTTCACCGTGCCTTTCTACGTGAAGGAGTGGCTCGCGCCGTACGTGAAGCTCGGCCCGACGGTCCTGACGGACAAGGTGCAGGAGGAGACGACGTACGACCTCGCCGTGTCGTTCGGCGCCGGGCTCGAGTTCCTCCCGGTCGGGTTCGATTGGGGACTGTACGTCGGCGGCGACTACAACGTGCGCACCCTGCACGACGCCCGCCACCAGGGCGGCTTCACGATAGGCTTCCACTACCGCGTCTGAAAAAAAACCCCGCGGAGCTGATCCGCGGGGTCTGCCGCTGGTGCCTGGGGACGGAGTTGAACCGCCGACACGGGGATTTTCAGTCCCCTGCTCTACCGACTGAGCTACCCAGGCGGCCGGCTCGACTGAGTATCTTCACGTCTCTTTCGATGTCAATGAGGAATCTCGGGTGGAAGCGGGCCGCGCCCAGCCCTCCTCGCGGAGGCGATCGAAGTGTCGCTCGAGGCGCGCGCGTTGGGCCGCGATGTCGTCGAGCCGCTTGAGCTCGAGCGCGGCGCGGCGGCCGAACGGCGTCGGCTCGAGGAGGTAGGAGCAGGCGAGGGCGATCCGCGCGGCGGCGCGGCCCTCCGGACGGACCATGGCCGCGATCCCGTCCAGGAGCGCGATCACCCGGGAGCGGAGCTCGGCCACGCCTGGCGGTGCGAACGCCTGCCCGGCCGAGAGCGCCGCGAGCTCGGCGAAGATCCACGGATCGCGCAGCGCACCGCGGCCGATCATCACCGCCGCGGCGCCCGACGTCTCGAGCCGCGCGACGGCGGAACGCGCAGCGCAGACGTCGCCCGAGCCGATCACCGGGACGGGCAGCGCGACCGCGAGCTCGGCGACGAGCTCCCACCGCGCGAGGCGCGTGAACCCCTCGCGGGCGAGCCGCGGGTGGAGCGCGATCGCGTCGACCCCCTCCGATACGAGCGTGGCGGCGAACGCGAGCAGCTCGTCGAAGCGCCCGGAACCGGGGAGGCGCAGCTTGACCGTGAGCGTCCCCGGCCAACGGCGGCGGACCGCGCGCACGATGGCTGCGGCGACGCCCGTGTCCGCGAGGAGCGAAGCGCCGGCGCCCGAGCGACGGATCCGCGGCGCGGCGCAGCCCATGTTGATGTCGATGCCGTCGGGCGTGATCAGGCGCAGCAGCCGCGCGACCGCGTCGTCCACATCGTCGTGGCGCGACGGCGCGATCTGCACGATGAGCGGCGGATCGCCCGGCTCGCGCCCGGCGTCGATCGGGATGCGGTGCGTCTCGTGGGCGCGGATCGCCGCCGGCGAGAGCATGGGCGCGTAGAAGAGCCCGCACCCGCCGAGGTCGCGGACGAGCGCGCGGAACGGCGGCTCGGTGAGCTCCGCGAGCGGCGCGAGGGCGAATGGCGGGATTACGTGTTTTCCGCCGACGACGAGCTTTCGCAACGCGACCTCCGGGTCGGATCCGCGTCGAGGGTGACGTAGATCGGGCAGAGTGGGAAGGAGAAGATCGGGCCGATCGGTCGGATCGGCAGAATCGGCCGGATCAATCCGGATCCATGGAACCCTCGCGTCCGGCTTGCTTGTCCGGCTTGCTTGTTGTCGCGCCCTGCCCGGGATGGTAGGTTTTTAGCGTGACGACCGCGGCCCGCATCGTATCGCGCACCTGCTCCAAGTGCGGCGCCTCCTATGAGGGCGCGGCGATGTTCTGCCCGGTCGACGGCACGCGCCTGTCCGGCGACAAGTGGGACGACGACGACCGCTGCGCCCCGATCCCGCCCGAGATCGACCCGTTCCTCGACCGCGTGATCCAGGGCCGCTACCGCGTAATAGAGCGGATCGGCGAGGGCGGCATGGGTGTGGTCTACGTCGCCGAGCACGTCGAGATCGAGAAGCGGGTCGCGCTCAAGGTGCTGCGCGACGACTTCTCGAAGCGGCCGGAGGTCGTCGAGCGGTTCCGCCAGGAGGCGCGCTCGGCGAGCAAGGTCGGCAACGCGCACATCGTCGACGTCACTGACTTCGGCACGCTCGAGGAGGGCGGTGTCTACTTCGCGATGGAGCTCCTGAGCGGCCGCGGCCTGAACGAGGTCTGCCGCGGTACGCCGGTACCGCTGGAACGCGCCGTTCCCATCATCGACCAGATCGCGCGGGCGCTGCAGGCCGCGCACGGAAAGGGGATCGTCCACCGCGATCTGAAGCCCGAGAACATCTTCCTGATCGAACGCGACGGCAACGCCGATTTCGTCAAGATCCTGGACTTCGGAATCGCCAAGATCTCGGACCGCGACTCCGAGGGGAAGCGGCTCACGAAGACCGGCATGATCTTCGGCACGCCCGAGTACATGTCGCCCGAACAGGCCGCGGGGCGAACGCTGAACCACCAGGTCGACATCTACGCGCTCGGGTGCATCATGTTCGAGCTGTTCACCGGCCGCGTGCCGTACGACGGCGACTCGTTCATGGCCGTGCTGACGCAGCACATGTTCGAGCCGATACCGATCCTCGAGGAGGTGAACCCCGAGACCGACGTGCCGCCGTCCGTGCGCGCCGTGGTGTACAAGGCGATGGCCAAGGAGACCGCGGACCGCTACGGGCAGATGGACGATCTGCGCGCGGACCTCGAGCGGGCGCTCGGCGACGCGGACTACGTCGTCGATCACCCGAACCGCGAGAGCACGGTCCGCTTCTCCGTGACCAAGAAGAAGATCCCGCCCGAGAAGATCGAGACGCTGATGGACTGGGCGCCCCCCGCGGGGACCACGGGCAGCGCGAAGCGGAGGAGCCGGGCGCCGCTCGTCGTCGGCCTGATCGTCGTGCTCCTCCTCGCGGCCGGGGGGATCGGCGCGTACATGGCCGGCCTGTTCGGTGGCCGGGGGCGCGGCCCGGAGCCTGCCGCCGGCGGCGCGGCGGGCGTTGCGGGCGCGGCGGGGGCCGCGGCGATCGAAGACGCGACGAAGGGCTCGACCGGAGACGTCGACGCCTCGCACAAAGCGGCGGACGACACGGCGGCGGTGGGATCGCCGCTCCAGGGCGCGCCCGCGCCGGCGAAGATCGAGGTGCACGTCTCCTCGGATCCCGAAGGCGCCGTGGTGTTCGTCGAGGGCATGGGGCAGGTGTGCTCCGCCGCGCCGTGCACCGTCGCGCTCGAGGGCGGTGCGCCGGTCCGGATCTCGGCGAAGAACGGCGACCGCGAGGAGAGGACCGCGTTCACCCCGTCCGAGGAGAACCGGGAGATCAAGTTCGATCTGCGGCCCAAGGGCGGCGGCAAGAAGCCCAAGGGCGGATCGGGCGGCGGCGCAGGCGGGGCGAGCGCGGGAAAGGAACCGCAGCAGGGCGGCTCGGGCCTCAAGATCCCCGATCTCTTCAAGAACAACTAGGGCTTCGCGCGATCGGCGGCGTCGCAGCGCGCGAGCTCTGCGCGCAACGCCGTGAGCTCGGCGTCGATAGGCGCGAGCACGAGGCCGGCGTCCGAATAGGCGAGGGCCTGATCCCGCCGGCCGAGCCTGCGGGCGAGGCGTGCCATCGAGGAGAAGATGCGCGGATCCGCGAAGTGCGAGAGCTCGAGCGCCTCGTGTCCCTCGCGTTCCGCGCGCTCTGCGAGCGCGGGATTCAGCGCGGTCGAGGCGCGGGACGCGAGCTCGGCGAAACAGGACTTGAGCTCCGCGTCGCCCGGGGCGGACGAGATCGCGTTGACGACGAGCTCGAGCGCCTCGGCCTCCTTTCCGAAGGAGAAAAGAAAGCGCGCCCGGTGTGCGAGGTACTCGGGGGAGGCGTCGCCGAGCGACTTGGCCACGCGCGCCAGCGCCGCGGCGGCCGCGGCCTCGTCCCCGATCGCGGAGGAGGCGCGCAGCTCGAGCGCGTCGAGCGCCGCGGTGTTGGACGGCAACGACGTGTTCTTCCGCAGGGCGGCGATCATCTCGAGCGCCTCGTCGGTGCGCCCGAGCTCCACGAGCAGCTCGGCGCGGAACATCCTGGCCGTGACGGTCGCCGTGGCGGAGGAGATCGAGCCGTCGATCGCGGCGAGCGCGCCCGAGGCGTCGCTCCGGAACGCGAGCACCGCGGCGTTGAAGATCGCGGCGTCGCGCGAGGTGCCGCCCGGCGTGCGCGGGTAGGAGAGCTTGAGCGACTCTCCGTCGGAGGACGCGGAGGTCAGATCGAAGCTGACCCCGGAGAAGGTGCGCTCGAGGAACGCGGCCACGTCCGGCCGCACGTCCGTGAACCGGGTCGCGCCGCGGCCGATCGCGACGTAAAGCGCACCGGGCGCCTCGGTGCTGACGGGATCTATCTGGCGCCACGCCGCGCCGTCCCAGTACGTCGCCCACATGTGGTAGACCCAGAACCCGCCCGGCGACAGGTACAGGCCGGCGACGAGCCGCGTCGGCACGCCGTGGGCGCGCATCAGCGCTGCGAACAGCACCGAGTGCTCGGTGCAATCGCCGGTGCCCTGCGCGAGGGTGGTCGCCGCGTCCGCCATCGAGAAAGTCGGCCGCTTGTCCGGAAGGATCGCGTACACAAATCGTGAAACGATATTGGCCACGGAGACCGGATCCTTCCAGAAGGCGACGGGGTTCTGGATCAGCGCGGCGCGCGCGATGACCGGGGTCGCGTTCGCGCGGCGGATCTCGGGCAGCGATCCGGAACGTCCGCCGGACCGGAGGAACTGCAGCGCGCGGCGGATCTCGGGCGCGTCGGAGTCGATGTACGCGGCGGGCCGCGTGTCCTCCGAAACAGGAGGGTCCCTGCCGTCCGGTGCGCCGGGCGCGACGCGGAGCTCGATCTCGAGATCCCCGACGCGGGAGATCGCCTGGTTGCGCGGCTCTCCGAGGAAGGAGAACGTCGCCATCGGATCCGAGCCGCCCGAGACCGCGATGCGGAACACGGCGTGGGTCGCGAGGGAAGGCAGGCCGAGGTAGGAGCGCGACAGGAGCGACGACGACGGGGGCGTGGCGTCGGTCGGGAACGGCGGGAGCTCGGCGACGAGCGAGCGGAGCTGATGGAGCGACGGGTACTCCTCCTGGGCGATCCGCCCGTCCTCGACGACGAAGGCGCGGACGAGCGCGCGGCAGCCGTCGTCGCGCAGCGCCGAGACCCAGACGCCGCCCGTGGGCACGCCGTCGATCGGGACGACGACAGGTGCGGAGCGCGAGAAGGAGATCCGGACCGGCGCCGCGATCCCCGGATCGTAGTACGAGAGCTCGGCGTCCGGGGAGGCGCCGCCGCGCGCAATGGCGGAGAGATG contains:
- a CDS encoding tRNA-dihydrouridine synthase family protein, with amino-acid sequence MRKLVVGGKHVIPPFALAPLAELTEPPFRALVRDLGGCGLFYAPMLSPAAIRAHETHRIPIDAGREPGDPPLIVQIAPSRHDDVDDAVARLLRLITPDGIDINMGCAAPRIRRSGAGASLLADTGVAAAIVRAVRRRWPGTLTVKLRLPGSGRFDELLAFAATLVSEGVDAIALHPRLAREGFTRLARWELVAELAVALPVPVIGSGDVCAARSAVARLETSGAAAVMIGRGALRDPWIFAELAALSAGQAFAPPGVAELRSRVIALLDGIAAMVRPEGRAAARIALACSYLLEPTPFGRRAALELKRLDDIAAQRARLERHFDRLREEGWARPASTRDSSLTSKET
- a CDS encoding DNA replication/repair protein RecF → MPLPTVQLEALSLTEFRNISRLSIEPGPRFNVVSGRNGSGKTNLVEAIYLIGALRSFRTTTSRDLVRHGAAEAGVSGVFGGAAAGLRCEVIISERGRRARVDGKAPRADGGHFRDLPMVLFHPGHMELVQGGPDARRRFVDRALYQADRTYPAEHRAYLRALASRNRLLKAERPDERSIEAFEAQLASHGARIVAARDRFTDKLAPLFSEALAEVSLESGGSISYAPSVRDEAALAAKLADERRGDLARGFTSAGPHTDDLEIEIKGRSARRFASQGQQRTAVLAAKIAETRALAAATGRTPLMLLDDVSSELDDARNESLLAFLAGVGGQVFITTTHRKHVVVAGERVDFAVEEGAVTRA
- a CDS encoding serine/threonine protein kinase; amino-acid sequence: MTTAARIVSRTCSKCGASYEGAAMFCPVDGTRLSGDKWDDDDRCAPIPPEIDPFLDRVIQGRYRVIERIGEGGMGVVYVAEHVEIEKRVALKVLRDDFSKRPEVVERFRQEARSASKVGNAHIVDVTDFGTLEEGGVYFAMELLSGRGLNEVCRGTPVPLERAVPIIDQIARALQAAHGKGIVHRDLKPENIFLIERDGNADFVKILDFGIAKISDRDSEGKRLTKTGMIFGTPEYMSPEQAAGRTLNHQVDIYALGCIMFELFTGRVPYDGDSFMAVLTQHMFEPIPILEEVNPETDVPPSVRAVVYKAMAKETADRYGQMDDLRADLERALGDADYVVDHPNRESTVRFSVTKKKIPPEKIETLMDWAPPAGTTGSAKRRSRAPLVVGLIVVLLLAAGGIGAYMAGLFGGRGRGPEPAAGGAAGVAGAAGAAAIEDATKGSTGDVDASHKAADDTAAVGSPLQGAPAPAKIEVHVSSDPEGAVVFVEGMGQVCSAAPCTVALEGGAPVRISAKNGDREERTAFTPSEENREIKFDLRPKGGGKKPKGGSGGGAGGASAGKEPQQGGSGLKIPDLFKNN
- a CDS encoding serine/threonine protein kinase; translated protein: MSARLKTGQVLEDKYTIVRQVGGGGMGIVYEAEHMALNVRVAIKVLHPTEADDPNVLARFKAEARSAAGIRHRNVVDVTDFGLTPDRRPFFVMEYLTGESLADRLDRRKALNEREAVEITDQILSGLAAAHKKGIIHRDLKPENVWLAKGEDGAETVKLLDFGIAKIVGSSVASRNVPTVELSSRPTTQQGIVLGTPGYMAPESITVGGGSDARSDLFAVGVLLYEMIVGRRPFNGVTVHEIMMSTATDPVPQPSVLKPEISPAMERLILTSLAKEPCDRFQSAEEFLRHLTAAAVGRIPDNARPCVTRVGMPSVIPPAALKRVKMKLPDPVAELSRSRSGDALRRSGLSSSRTDLGLRQSATAGPRPELRRSRELSRSAIERGGLSKTGDRGAHKKSRRRLSLPISPFAIVLLLGLGAAFYFLYLRDGPWREIGHEEAWKLNGRTPAGASADPGTEAFSAKASSSASEEKATGGTVTIWIDVEPVEAHLTLNGSPIADRPFTVPRGDAPIQLRATAPGKEPLTVDVVPDRDRTVQIRLRPSGGKPN
- the uvrB gene encoding excinuclease ABC subunit UvrB, which gives rise to MVFNSVGPGGEGDDRFELISPFEPRGDQPAAIEKLVRGFDEGIANQVLLGITGSGKTFTIAKVIEQLGRPALVLAHNKTLAAQLYSEFRSLFPNNAVEYFVSYYDYYQPEAYVPSTNTYIEKDASINERIDRLRHSATRSLLTRRDTIIVASVSCIYGIGSAEDYGAMLIRLGVGDHLGREELVRRLVDVQYSRNDVDFARGTFRVRGDVVEIFPVYEDERAVRVELFGDEIERLSEIDPLRGEVVRRVERAVLFPGSHYVAPTEKLRAAIERIREELRERLAELAASCKLVEKQRLEERTMYDLERLEQLGHCPGIENYSRHIAGRAAGEPASTLLDYFPEDFVTFIDESHQTVPQIGAMSRGDRARKETLVEFGFRLPSAIDNRPLSFEEFEARVGQVCFVSATPAEHELQKAAGEIAEQVIRPTGLMDPVVEVRRAVGQVDDLLGEVRARAERGQRVLVTTLTKRMAEELTEYYDELDVRVRYLHSDIETMERTELLRALRAGDYDVLVGINLLREGLDLPEVSLVAILDADKEGFLRSARSLIQTIGRAARNVDGAVIMYAERMTPSMQEAIRITRERRARQEAYNAEHGITPTTIQKAIDEIGPGAASADYAPLSRRSERGEIAGDPKASAEALREEMLEAAAALDFERAAALRDRLLGLCEEHGIKLRGSKGRSGGGGRGGRRR
- the dnaN gene encoding DNA polymerase III subunit beta produces the protein MEITLSKQSLASALARTTTIADRKSSMQILSNVLITAEGAKMVQLSATDLNVSVGGSLPARVVKGGAVTLPAKTLYEVVRAMPEGDITLKSHEESVEITSGRSKFKLLGLPAEDFPHMPDSSGIEFITIEAALVLDMIERTSFSISSDETRPHLNGALFQGDGKVLRMVTTDGHRLSKAEYKTEESGFYNFSFVLPNRGVLELKRLLDVREGPVQIGTSEGSLFVRREVEIERAAEGAAAQIAEFVLSSKLIEAEFPPYDQVIPRGLEKKIIASRTAMLEALRRVSVVSAERTLGVKFSLGEGALEISTDNPAVGESSELVDVGYEGTELEIGFNARYFIDVLGVLTDDEVHVELSGPLDPAVVRDAVGCFVGVIMPMRI